A region of Gemmobacter sp. 24YEA27 DNA encodes the following proteins:
- a CDS encoding aromatic ring-hydroxylating dioxygenase subunit alpha, giving the protein MTEISPLAAATIGSRIEKLLALQPPGRSPLQPFYTDPAIYAEDLERFLFRHWICAGHVSSLAAPGDFFTVEFAGESVILVRGRDNEIRALANVCRHRGSRVCLERSGNARLFICPYHAWAYHLDGSLRAARDMGPEFGREDHGLRQLQVRIAGGLIFFTFADQPPDFSAAQEVIATVARAYGWETAKVALRKSWRIAANWKLAVENYLECYHCGPSHPEFSGIHSNDQSPEKVAGLFAAMQTAAVAQGLDLPETDLWGIAAGEGREPVWCKRFALLDGASSGSAGGAPVAPLMGQFTHYDGGTTYLNMGPVSYSLSYPDHTVIYRFIPHGVSECEMEILWLVHGEAEAGRDYDPEALSWMWVVTSEADKRITEDNQKGVNSRYYQPGPLAVMEGRQRRFVEWYLAGMGRAAG; this is encoded by the coding sequence ATGACCGAAATCAGCCCGCTTGCCGCCGCCACCATCGGGTCCCGGATCGAAAAACTTCTGGCGCTGCAGCCGCCGGGGCGCTCACCTTTGCAGCCGTTCTACACCGATCCCGCGATCTATGCCGAGGATCTGGAACGCTTCCTGTTCCGCCACTGGATTTGCGCCGGCCATGTCAGCAGCCTGGCCGCGCCCGGCGATTTCTTCACCGTCGAATTCGCCGGGGAATCGGTGATCCTGGTCCGGGGCCGCGACAATGAGATCCGCGCGCTGGCCAATGTCTGCCGTCATCGCGGATCGCGCGTCTGTCTGGAACGCTCTGGCAATGCGCGGCTGTTCATCTGCCCTTATCATGCCTGGGCTTATCATCTGGACGGCTCGCTCCGGGCGGCGCGCGACATGGGCCCGGAATTCGGGCGCGAGGATCATGGGCTGCGGCAGTTGCAGGTCAGGATCGCCGGCGGGCTGATTTTCTTCACCTTCGCCGATCAGCCGCCGGATTTTTCTGCGGCGCAGGAGGTGATCGCCACCGTCGCCCGCGCCTATGGCTGGGAGACCGCGAAAGTGGCCCTGCGCAAAAGCTGGCGCATCGCGGCGAACTGGAAGCTCGCGGTCGAGAATTATCTGGAATGCTATCATTGCGGCCCCTCGCATCCCGAATTCAGCGGGATCCATTCCAACGATCAGTCGCCCGAAAAGGTCGCCGGTCTTTTTGCCGCGATGCAGACCGCGGCGGTTGCCCAGGGCCTTGATCTGCCCGAGACGGATCTTTGGGGCATTGCAGCCGGTGAGGGTCGCGAACCGGTCTGGTGCAAGCGCTTTGCCCTGCTTGACGGCGCGAGCAGCGGCAGTGCCGGCGGCGCGCCGGTCGCGCCACTGATGGGACAGTTCACGCACTATGACGGCGGCACCACCTATCTGAATATGGGGCCGGTCAGCTACAGCCTGTCTTATCCCGATCATACGGTGATCTACCGGTTCATCCCCCATGGGGTGAGCGAATGCGAGATGGAGATCCTCTGGCTGGTGCATGGCGAGGCCGAGGCGGGGCGCGACTACGATCCCGAAGCGCTGTCCTGGATGTGGGTCGTGACCTCCGAGGCAGATAAGCGCATCACCGAGGACAACCAGAAAGGCGTCAATTCGCGCTATTACCAGCCCGGCCCGCTGGCCGTGATGGAAGGGCGCCAGCGCCGCTTTGTGGAATGGTATCTGGCCGGGATGGGCCGGGCGGCGGGCTGA